A stretch of DNA from Misgurnus anguillicaudatus chromosome 15, ASM2758022v2, whole genome shotgun sequence:
CTTCAATTTTAATTTCATCAACACATCTTTGTGTTTCAGATTGTGGGCATGTTTGTCACCTGCTGTTTGTATAGGAGTCTGAAAGCAGAGCCATACTGAACAGATAAAGtgcacatcatcatcatcatcaaatcTACTGTAAAACAGAACGGAGATAATCAACGATGATCTCATTTCTCTTTTATCATGCAGACATGTTTACACTATAATGATAATGCATTGGTCATACATTTCAAGTACTACTGAGCTAgcacaaaaatatttacatCCTTTTATCCTTATTGTTTTAAAGATTCAAGGGATTTTACTAACTTAAGCATGTTTgctttgtattttatatataaaacaacTACGTATCTGTTGTTTTGTCTATGTGtgcttttttcctgttttatggATGTCAcagcttttatttaaaatatgcttTGTAGAGTTTTTAATTATGTGAGGGTCTGCCTCCTAAACGGTATTGCGCTCTtctggtttactttaaaattcCTATACATCAAACGTAAATCTTTTAAAATCTGTCTGGTTTACATGATGTATTTAAAAGAGCAAAACATTATAACTTAAATGTACTAAAACTATGCATAAATAACCACAAGCACATTGTAGTACATTGATATTTTTGTGCTAAATAAAAGCGTAAAAGTTATACACTACAAATATTCTCAAAGTATAGCTCTACCTTAGTGCacttgaaaaaagtcaacttaataTCAGTAATACTTCATCATTTAAATCCACTAAAATCAATTGGTGTTCCAGAATAGCACACTTGAGTACATTTAGATGTTTTAGGCGTTAAAGTGTTATGATTAGAAATGTgtatgacatgtttttccttATAACATTTGTATTTTACGTGCTTACAAGGACATAGCATCTTCTAAAATATATTGTGATGGTGATTTAAAAACAGATCAGTACATTGAGTTACTGTTTGTAAAGAAGAAATACAATGACTTTGAGAAGTCAGTGATAAACGCTTCATCCAAAGAATTTTTGTGATGTAAAAACACATCATGACTTTATGAGGAAAGTCAACAGGGTCACAGCAAATATCCAGAACAGACCTGAAACACAACACAGCCGAGTCACTAAAATGTGCCATTGCAAATCTAAATTTAGGACCATATTGACTAAAGGTGAAGTATATACTCACTGCAGAAGGCTGAGGTTCCTGGTGACTGACTGGTTGCAGGCTGAGCGATAGGTTTCATGTTTTGAGTAGGTTTAGCAGCGGTTGTACTGGACACTGTGCCTTTGTTTATCAAAGAAACTGGCCCTGAGCGGATTTTATAGTTGTGGGTTAGAATGCTATCGACTAGTGTCCGCTCCGATGATTTTGTACATGGATCTGCACATCTCTGCGTTTTTCTGGTAGCCGCACAAAGATGCACTTCACACTCAACATACATCTAGAAAGACAAAACAACAGGGTTTAACATAAACACATGAATGCACGATTGATCAAGAATCCATAGCATGAACGTATTGAAGATAATAAATAAAGGATGTACCGTGTCTCCTTTTATGTTCAGAGAACTGAGATATAAGCGGTAAATGCGAACACTTGGTGTTGACGTCAGGACCTCTGATGCTCCATTACCAGATGCACAGCTGAAATACAGACAATCACATTATGGACAAAGGAAGGTAGTCAAGAAACTAGATATAAACTAAGGTTATGTACAGAAGTATGACTATAAACAGATAGATTATAGTGTATTATGTTGGCGATTTGTGTTGGGATGGACACAACTATATGTGCATTTCTTAAAGGACATAGCAGTGCAGTAGAAGCAGAAAATATTCGGGTAGGTTTAAGTTTTAGATTGATTGGATTCATCTTCAAGTCAACGGTTGTCTCTATGAAAATATAACTGTGATGCCTGACTTCACAGACACCACTTGTTATTCATATTTTCAATATAGAATGAGAATACAAATTTGCTTGTGTATCACTAGACTTTCACAACACGGCTGATGTTGGTACTGACCCTTGGTTCAGCAGGGGCTGTGTGTGAAGAAAGTCTTTTGACTCCGACTCAACACATCGGCTCACCATGAGCTCCGCACGGGCCAATGAAGAGTTGGAAAATACATGTAGGTCCAGCATGTCCATCTTGCCAGCACGCTGGAGATCTCGAGCCATATGCATAGGCTGCAAACGTGCATGTCGTGTATCGGCGGCCATGGGTCCCTTGCCGGGAATGTGGAACTCGAGCCAGAAGGACACGGCACCGAATGTCTCCAGCTCTGTGGGTATGGAGACTTTCAATCTTGGACCTTCGGCTTGTTGGCCGGGAATCCGGCAGGCGAGCGGAAGAACGAGACTGGCAGCTCTGGTGATAGTCGAGTTGGGATTTACGCTGCGTAAAGTGTTGGTGTACAATAGTTCTGATCCTAAGTGCTGGAAAAGAGATTTCAGTGAAGAGAAATAAGTGGAAAATCAAGTGGAGTCATAGGTGAGCTATTTAAAGCTGTTTATCTCTGACCCTAATCAATCTAAACCTTACAGTCCTAAAGACTGCTAGAAAAGGTAGTTGTCTAAAGTCTTCTGAAACATATCTCACGTCACTGTGTGAGGAACAAACAGAATATTACTGTAAATAATCCAATCCCATGTAGCTTTCAGCTCTTGCTTTTGCACATAATCAGTGTAAGTTATGATGAGACACGCAACCATTTCGAATAGCATGCCttaaagcagtggttttcaaactgggggccgcgagatggtgccaggggggcccaagttttattacattttatgaaatacattaatttatcatgaattctgtgtaattaaacttaaataaaacaagctactaaccaaaagcactacttttttgtataatttaatgtttttttattaaaatgttgagttttagaacagtttttgtcacaattttttttggggggccgcgaaggaatgcaccgtacacaaggggggccgaactctgaaaaagtttgggaaccactgtcttAAAGCAGCAACTTCAAATATGCAGAATCGCAAATTAAAGAGCTAAGACGAATGTTTCCCACATGAAGGGGATCTTAGCATCCTTGAGTTTCTTGAAAgcatcatgtgtgtgttttatctGAGAAGTTGCTGAAAGCATACATCTCAAGGTTTTCACCTGATGTGTCCGATACGAGTCAGATGAAGTCAGACTGAGCATTGAATAAGAGTATTCTGTAAATACTCTTgctctgcttatttttattaaatcattACTTGGTCCTTTGCCTGCTGTTCATCTAAACTCTGTATCAGAATTATGGTTGAGTCGAAGTGTTAACTCCTAACACAGTTGACTAGCTTTGATTGACAGACTATTGTCCTGATGAATAGAGAGATCTAGTGAGAAATAGTGAACTGGATCTACACCTTGGATCTGTAGATCTTACATTTTCAGCATACTCACATGTGGATCTAACAAAAGTATTATATGACTTAAGAGGTTTTGGAAAAGCCTTACAATGTTTGCTCGGATTTACATCTCCTCGTATAGTAGAAAGCATGTTGGACATAATGCAAAACATCTGTATTTGTGTCAAGGTAATGAAAGCCACATGGGTTTGGAAGGTGTGTTCACACTATATATCGTAATTACAATAGTTTTTACGCGATTAAATTTTGCAATTAAAGGTCCTCATAGAGCTCGTAATAACAGCTTGTGGACTGGGAATTTTTTGAGAGCTATGATTTGTACCATGTGACCGCAGATATTTAGCAGATGAATTAAAAGGTAATTTAACGTTGTAATTATGTATTTTACAGCTGCCAAAATTGTCTAttttaaaatggatttatttaGCCATTGATATCATTGCTATAGAAATGCATAATCCCCAGTCCAGTTCCCAACTTCCCACGTCACGATTTGTCATTTAAAACTACAGTAATTACCATATGGCATTAACGAAGAATAAATCATTACagaatttttacatttttgggtgaacgatTTCCAAAGTGTTAAATGAGGTGTTATTTCAGTCTGTCCCTATGACAGAATAAAGAAGGTCTCGTACCAGTGTTTTGGTACCACATCCTATCAAAGAGAAGGTTGTTGTTATATGTGTACTGTTGTAAAACACCGGACAGGTCGGGTCGTTCAGCTGCAGCTCAGAGAAATGAAGATTCTTCAGAAATGAAACGGGCAACACCAGCGACATTTGCAGCTCCCGCTCCTTACATTTCAACTCTGAGAGAGAACAAGATGTCAAATATCTTTATAAAACTTGCCTCAAAATtgcttcaaagcagctttacaagaaAGAGGAACAAATTTTATTTAGCAAATTttgggaggagcatggtcatgtaatacaaccaatcagaatgaagaggTCTGTCTCTAAAAAGTTGTCCTTCACCTCTGGTTAACCACTCAACTGTCACCACCACTTTTTGAGTGTGGGGGGGGGATGTTCACCTTTAAATCAGtataatataactctggcatttatAAGTCTAGAAACCTaatgtttgtctgaaaaaaagTCATACGTCTCAACTAGTtttgatccaaatttcaagattaaatcacaaaaactgAGGTTTGTAATCAGTAGATTTACCAACaatggccactaggtgtcaatgctttgctgcatactctgTCACAAATTGATACATTACTGCCACTGCACTACTCTTAGTGGAAAAAGGTTTTGAAAGATGAAAACAgtattcttagacctttccaatgaTAAATAGTTTGTCGGGAttaattttctaaattttatGCACCTCTGGTGGATCGCAAACCCTGCTCTAGAGGAACGATGACAGTAAAGTGGATTAAAGCCCTCTCCCCTCAGACAGCCCGGCAAAGACGCTTTATCATCTAATCTGACTACATGTTAATGTCAACTTGTGAAGTGTCTATACTGtctttatttactgtaaagctgctttgcaacaatgtaatgaaaagcactatataaataaacctgaATTGAATTTAAATGCTCCAGAGACCACAAAGATAAACAAGAACATAACATAAATGCCTCTTACAGggtataatatattttattggtCCACTGTTGGACCAGTGTGAGCCAACAACTTATCAGCCAATCCTGGAGCCCAAAACTGATCTGCATTCTAACCATCGGGTCAATATCAACACGTGACCCTGCTCAGACAAGACTATATCTCTTCCTGCACCAAATTATCTTTGTTTAATAAggcaaaaaaaatttatttttattttagaaggGCTTGCTTAGAATTTTACTTGCTTAGATCACTGCACTTTACAGCTCACGCTTGAAGTTTAAAGGCTATAATCTATTTATACGAGTATTAAAAGAATGAGTACAAATCCAGTCATAGGGAAGCGTTCACTAGTGCTCATAAGACTCAGCTTCGTTCTGGTTGACACTGACATGGCCTCGCTCTTAACTTGTCTTTTTGGACTAAAGGTAATCTTTAGATCAAAGGTCTTTGGCTGCTGGATCAGATTAAttgacaaacacacagacagacacacacacacacaaaacacacacacacacacacacaacctcaCTCTCATTTGGCCCAACAACAGTGCAAACACAGCTAATGAGGTTTTGATTGTTCAAACATTGTGAATGTGAGTCAGtacagatttaaaaaaacagaTGTTCAGTGATATTACCTGTTCctggaggcaaagggtctgttaGCGCTAAAAGAAATAATacagacaagaaaaaaaaaacaataaagatcAGTAGCACATGACTTCACATCTTTAGTTTTAACATACAAACCAgaaaatgagaatcataatataATCTTACTCTGTTGGAGCCATAAACACCTGATGTCAGACTGCAGGCTGTAAACAGTGAAACTGATTTCATCTAAGCTGTCAATCATCAGTCATAAATCTCTCATTGTGAGACAAACTGGTGATTACCTCTTAGTGTTTGCAACAAAACAAACTGAGATCAGCTGTGCTGTTGGATCAGGACCTCTGACCCAGGACAATGTTGTGGATCTTCTGAAGTTCAGGGTTGTTGTCATGGCTGATATAAAGAGGCCTGATGGACCAATCACTGAAACTTCTGTCAATCTAAGAAGACACAAAAGAATATCAACCAATGTTCTGACAAATCAACACAGGCTTTCATTAACTTATAATCAATTCCTCGtactttgttattattttaaatgaaagacTTGATGTGAAGTCAGTTCTTAAGCACACAGACCGTAAAACACATAAGTGTGTGTGAGGTCTTACTCCTCTACTCTTGAGTAAACTGTAATGTTGACATGGACGTCCTCAAAGGGCAGCAGGTTCACCAGTTGGCTGGCAGCCGGGTTTACAGATGTGAACTCTGGTACGGCTGGACAGCCTTCGTCATTCTGAACTGCAAACACCACAACATAAACCTTTACAGTATGTAGACAATAACAGAAAAATTagtcctggggcctcatttataaaatgctatgtaaaaaccatcctacatttgatcttacgatcatttaacaaaaatgcgtacgtgtgattcataaaccgaacaTACGCGCAGAAAACGCGCGTACCTCTTTCagatctataaatcgcaaatgaacttgaacttgtgcgcgtagccgagcagtttcagatctccgcctttaaacgatgcctaataAATCTCATAGACataaaagagcgcttgtcaatgtttaaacacaatttcaaacagcaagaatggcttatatttcagaaaacctgcagcaatcagacaagcaaaagtgcgtaagTCTGCTCAGAtcctgacgtggcgctaagcacttttccacgtcaaagacagtttttataaatatggactttgccttGGATTAttgcgtacgcacactttacgatcaaatctgtgcgtacgcacgctttataaatgaggcccctgaacTCCTGATCTGTAGTAtctaatgcatttttgtaaatgatATAGTAGAGGTGTATTAATGTCTGTCTGGGTCCTTATTCTGATAACAAAATTGATTATTCATATTAGTATGAATAGgggttaaaagaaccaatcatgaAATCTGATGATTGTCTTTCTTGTCTTTTCTACATAGcatttaaggctatattcatggtgagaataaagtcacatttttttaattagacttgaaaagtttaaaatgtattgtaCCTAAAAATCGTAAAACTGTGTTTGGATTCTGATGATTGTCTCTGTACAGACCTGTGCCAACCTGTGCACATGCTCAGAAGCTGAAATAGTGTTTTTAGCTCAATCTGAGCTTACGAGACAAAAGTGATGGTAGAGTTAATGTCAGGTTTAATTCCCAATTCAAATCGATAggactttgatgacatcatgtagtgcagactttagggacccttgatgcgagtccacatGTGCTCTGTCCTAAATGGCACACTTCATGTgtactttcggtctcgtggccttaaattgcgcgtgctcgcttagtctacgagtccgtagggtgtcccatctgtcattctTACGCtttaaagtgtgctcatcagtgccTCCTTTGCCCCTtaatgcggtcttcagcgaagcccgcactgcagcaggcttcgcgcactttaccaacccagaagttcTCATGAAaaagcaatcagaccaatcagattTCGGGAGGGAGGAGTTCGCACTGACggggtgcacccacgtggactcgcatcaagggtccctaaactctggactacgtgatgtcatcaaaatgtggactctgaggaggaccacaagtccagagtgtgccatttgggacagggccatggTTGCactggagtcgtattttgggacagactcaagcgtcaagccggaaataggaagagaagttgcccgtcagtgtgaactcctcccttctgtcttctgattggtctaaTTGCTCCTtcacaaggacttctgggttctGGGTGCACGAAGCCTGCTGCAATGCGCTAATGAGCATACTtcgaagcgtaaaaatgacagatgggacaccctacggactcgtagactaagcgagcatacGCAATTTAAGACcatgagaccgaaagtccacatgaagtgcgccatttgggacagggcccatAACAGCCTGAAAGCGCTGCAAACATGGCCGCCTGGTGCGACTTTTCCTAAAGGGACTTTGTTACCAGTGAGCAAGACAGTTCAGAGATCACTGGCAATTTAAACTCATTAAACTTGACTTGTAAGTGAcgaaacattaaaaaatacttAGTTTCAAAGCAAAAACTTTAGCAAACTGTAGGAATGACCCTGATAATGATACTCTAGCTGTATTGtcaaatacagtatttatagTATTTATTTCATTGATACTTTATGGTACAATTACATGTGAGTGTGAATTTTATTCGTAGTATAAGACTAACCTGTTATTGTGAGCTGTAGAGATACAGTGGAGAAAGAGTTTGATTTGTTGTTGGCAGATGAAGGAAAATCCTCCACTATAATCTTCACTGTATAGAGACCTGGAGATGCTCCACCTTCATACAGCAGTGTACACGTCTCCTGTCACACATATAAAGTAAAAACGTTTGTATGAACACTTGCACATGAACTATATGAATAAAATGAAAGTCAATATCTAAACTGTATGACGATGGCTGACTTCATTTAGCTGTAAAAATGCATCCAGGTTATTCCTCCTAAAACGACAGCGGACATAATCTCCATCCAGATCCATCACGCTCAGAGGGATTACCTGACTGCAACCTGCACGTAACCTAACACAAACAGACCCAGAGTCTTAGCATGTCTTCtgtatgtatacatgtatgtatgtgtttaGCAGTGCAGGTGTGTATTCTGGAGGTTTCCACCTGACAGGAGGAAGCAGCGCAATGTACGGAGGCCGGTTGATGCTGTTTGTGTCCGCTCTGATGGACAGATCAGCTCTTGTATACAGTGACACATCTTCATTAACGCTGCGAAGTGAAATAACATGAGACTCATCCTTTTCACATAGTTCATTTAATATTTGTACAGCATCCGTCGCCTCTCACCCAAGCCTTAATGTGAAGGTGTGGTTTTTGGGAATGGTTTTCTGCCACTGATGGAGACACCAGCCTGGTGAAGGTAAAAGTCCTGTGAGAGGAGAGGTGTTGACCAGAGCACTGCAGTCCACTTCACTGCACAACTGATCCAGAGCTGGACACGGCAAACTGAACAACACACTGTAATATGCACGGAGCTGTAGGacagaacaacaacaacacagtaTTACACAACACAGAATGATCAAAAGCTTTCTTCATTAGGGCCTGAGCATCAAGGTTCGGCAgatcatcttcatatttggtgagtttcatcttaaggcctttgtgatgctaaattgcgaaggatttgactctACGTGAAAATTTGTGTTGGTTCAGGCCCGAAAAACTTGATGTTTtcccatgaaacaggaagttgctggaactcaggcatacagtgtccgatctgtcccaaacttcatatgattgctaagagtcctgacctaAACACATCAACATACCAATTTTCATTTATAGTCAAAgcaccaccagctggcaacctgaAGGGACATGTTTTAGCACCCCTTTCAAATATTCAACGAAGCAGCCTTTGGACTGTGTttaatgtatatgaatttcagtatgtattattacaagccctacaaaaaagtctcttggagcaatgCCCTacacccaacaggaagtcagctatttttaattatttctcagattttggcttagtttttctcatttccagcagtcatactttaactaactcctcctacagtttttgtcggatcatcatcatatttggcgagtctcatcttaaggcctttgtgatgctaaattgtgAAGG
This window harbors:
- the LOC129418617 gene encoding uncharacterized protein, whose translation is MQVNLSALVASVLMLVVLVRISKGSSLGASVNIELTQDGSQQLRAYYSVLFSLPCPALDQLCSEVDCSALVNTSPLTGLLPSPGWCLHQWQKTIPKNHTFTLRLGVNEDVSLYTRADLSIRADTNSINRPPYIALLPPVRLRAGCSQVIPLSVMDLDGDYVRCRFRRNNLDAFLQLNEETCTLLYEGGASPGLYTVKIIVEDFPSSANNKSNSFSTVSLQLTITVQNDEGCPAVPEFTSVNPAASQLVNLLPFEDVHVNITVYSRVEELTEVSVIGPSGLFISAMTTTLNFRRSTTLSWVRGPDPTAQLISVCFVANTKSLQSDIRCLWLQQTLTDPLPPGTELKCKERELQMSLVLPVSFLKNLHFSELQLNDPTCPVFYNSTHITTTFSLIGCGTKTLHLGSELLYTNTLRSVNPNSTITRAASLVLPLACRIPGQQAEGPRLKVSIPTELETFGAVSFWLEFHIPGKGPMAADTRHARLQPMHMARDLQRAGKMDMLDLHVFSNSSLARAELMVSRCVESESKDFLHTQPLLNQGCASGNGASEVLTSTPSVRIYRLYLSSLNIKGDTMYVECEVHLCAATRKTQRCADPCTKSSERTLVDSILTHNYKIRSGPVSLINKGTVSSTTAAKPTQNMKPIAQPATSQSPGTSAFCSLFWIFAVTLLTFLIKS